In a single window of the Bradyrhizobium erythrophlei genome:
- a CDS encoding DoxX family protein has product MSKISWRQVSALALAAFFVVGSLSNIFAPGSIYEEYLRWGYPPWFHFVTGSLELTTAVLLAQARTRLWGSALGCTVMLAALATVTLHGEYGHGVPPLIVATLSIIVGWIVWRKRLSSSA; this is encoded by the coding sequence ATGTCAAAGATTTCCTGGCGCCAGGTCTCGGCCTTGGCACTTGCAGCTTTCTTCGTCGTGGGATCGCTCAGCAACATCTTCGCCCCTGGGTCTATCTACGAGGAATATCTGCGTTGGGGATACCCGCCATGGTTCCATTTCGTGACCGGATCGCTGGAACTCACGACCGCCGTTCTGCTGGCGCAGGCACGGACGCGGCTGTGGGGCTCGGCGCTCGGCTGCACCGTGATGTTGGCGGCGCTCGCGACCGTCACCCTCCACGGCGAATACGGGCACGGGGTGCCGCCGCTTATCGTGGCGACACTATCAATAATCGTCGGCTGGATCGTCTGGCGGAAGCGGCTCTCCAGCTCGGCATGA